Proteins co-encoded in one Stutzerimonas stutzeri genomic window:
- a CDS encoding glycosyltransferase family 2 protein, with product MNIDWLWWLQLGFILYFLLLNGMYLLLNVLSMVSLMGYIRQRAETGEVAPYLGVEPPVSVLMPAFNEEATIRTSVRSMLQLQYPEFEVVVINDGSKDRTLALLIEEFELVPHPEPLRQAVAHQPVQAIYRSRRYANLRVIDKANGGKADALNAGINAARYGLFCGVDADSILQRDSLLRVVQPFLEDERTVAAGGTVRIANGSEVRGGFLIRAGLPRNWLARFQIVEYLRAFLFGRLGWSPMNAVLIISGAFGLFDKERVMAVGGYRTDTVGEDMELVVRLHRYHRERRIPYRIRYLPDPICWTECPEDIGTLGRQRSRWQRGLAESLGRHARLAFSLRGGTPGWLAWPFMALFEWLGPLIELVGYGFMIGGFVLGVVSYAALAAFLLVAVGMGILLSVNGLLLETLSFRVYERRRDMLRLFLMAVLENFGYRQLNTLWRCRGLWQWFSRRKHQWGAMRRSGLWGQS from the coding sequence TGCTCAATGTGCTGTCGATGGTCAGCCTGATGGGCTACATCCGCCAACGCGCCGAGACCGGTGAAGTCGCCCCGTATCTCGGCGTCGAGCCGCCCGTGTCGGTGCTGATGCCGGCCTTTAACGAGGAGGCGACGATTCGTACCTCGGTGCGCTCGATGCTGCAGTTGCAGTACCCCGAGTTCGAAGTGGTGGTGATCAACGACGGTTCGAAAGACCGCACCCTGGCGCTGCTGATCGAGGAATTCGAGCTGGTGCCACACCCTGAACCGCTGCGCCAGGCGGTCGCGCATCAGCCGGTGCAGGCCATCTACCGCTCGCGGCGCTACGCCAACCTGCGGGTGATCGACAAAGCCAACGGCGGCAAGGCCGATGCCCTCAACGCGGGAATCAACGCCGCGCGGTACGGCCTGTTCTGTGGCGTCGATGCGGACTCCATCCTCCAGCGCGACAGCCTGTTGCGCGTGGTCCAGCCGTTTCTCGAGGACGAACGCACCGTCGCCGCCGGCGGCACCGTGCGCATCGCCAATGGCTCCGAGGTGCGCGGCGGCTTCCTGATTCGCGCCGGGCTGCCGCGCAACTGGCTGGCTCGCTTCCAGATCGTCGAATACCTGCGCGCGTTCCTCTTCGGACGCCTCGGCTGGTCGCCGATGAACGCGGTGCTGATCATCTCCGGCGCCTTCGGCCTGTTCGACAAGGAACGGGTCATGGCGGTGGGTGGCTATCGCACCGACACCGTCGGCGAGGACATGGAGCTGGTGGTGCGCCTGCATCGCTATCACCGGGAGCGGCGCATTCCCTACCGCATCCGCTACCTGCCAGACCCGATCTGCTGGACCGAGTGCCCCGAGGACATCGGCACCCTGGGCCGTCAGCGCAGCCGTTGGCAGCGCGGGCTGGCCGAAAGCCTGGGTCGTCATGCGCGCCTGGCCTTCAGCCTTCGGGGCGGCACGCCCGGCTGGCTGGCCTGGCCGTTCATGGCGCTGTTCGAGTGGCTGGGGCCGCTGATCGAACTGGTCGGCTACGGCTTCATGATCGGTGGGTTCGTGCTCGGCGTGGTGTCCTACGCCGCGCTGGCGGCCTTCCTGCTGGTCGCCGTCGGCATGGGCATCCTGCTGTCGGTCAACGGCCTGCTGCTGGAAACTCTGTCGTTTCGCGTCTACGAGCGGCGTCGCGACATGCTGCGGCTGTTTCTGATGGCAGTGCTGGAGAACTTCGGCTATCGCCAGCTGAATACCCTCTGGCGTTGCCGCGGGCTGTGGCAGTGGTTTTCCCGCCGCAAACATCAGTGGGGCGCGATGCGCCGCAGCGGGCTGTGGGGGCAAAGCTAG